The proteins below come from a single Planctomycetota bacterium genomic window:
- a CDS encoding sigma-70 family RNA polymerase sigma factor, whose product MSDADPASRLQRGGPAWFHTTRWSLVLAAQGKASGDARASLEALCRQYWQPLFAYVRHRGYAEHDAQDLTQAFFERFLEKGWLAVAERDRGRFRTFLLMALKRFLANEWDHSHAQKRGGTATVISIEAAEHASIPDPRDPSADALFEKRWALALIESVMRRLREEYESAGRLAQYELLKPQLTAERGTIDYDTLSQKLSIAPASARSAVHRLKKRFRELFRDEVAGTVADPADIDQEMHALIAALGAG is encoded by the coding sequence ATGTCTGATGCTGATCCTGCTTCACGCCTGCAACGCGGCGGCCCAGCGTGGTTTCATACGACGCGGTGGTCGTTGGTGCTTGCTGCGCAGGGAAAGGCGAGTGGCGACGCGAGAGCCTCGCTAGAGGCGTTGTGTCGACAATATTGGCAGCCGCTATTCGCTTACGTGAGACATCGGGGGTATGCCGAGCACGACGCCCAAGACCTGACGCAAGCTTTTTTTGAGCGTTTTTTGGAAAAGGGTTGGTTGGCAGTCGCCGAACGCGATCGAGGAAGGTTCCGCACGTTCTTGCTAATGGCACTCAAGCGTTTCCTGGCGAATGAATGGGATCATTCACACGCCCAGAAGCGCGGCGGCACAGCCACGGTCATTAGCATCGAAGCTGCCGAGCACGCTTCAATTCCCGACCCTCGAGACCCATCCGCAGACGCGCTGTTTGAAAAACGCTGGGCACTCGCGTTGATTGAGTCGGTGATGCGGCGACTGCGCGAAGAGTACGAATCTGCGGGTCGATTGGCTCAATACGAACTCCTCAAGCCGCAACTCACGGCCGAACGCGGGACAATCGACTACGATACCCTGTCCCAAAAGCTGAGTATCGCGCCAGCGTCGGCCCGGAGCGCCGTTCACCGCCTGAAGAAGCGGTTTCGCGAGCTCTTTCGTGACGAGGTAGCCGGCACGGTAGCTGACCCCGCGGATATCGATCAGGAAATGCACGCCCTCATCGCCGCTTTGGGCGCGGGCTAG
- a CDS encoding DUF4038 domain-containing protein, translating to METTDGRPFFWLADTVWSGPAVASLDDWNTYLVDRKAKRFSVVQFNAICPWRVNPADAAGQIAYTSRDPLAINEHYFARLDRYFDAIERHSLVAAPVLAWAHTKGDAGTELNEDDLVRLCRFQVERYTKRPVVWILAGDNRYTPEESTRWRRIGRRVFADFPDAVVTTHPTGMNWPWNNNGWRDEKWLSFLSYQSGHGDDVKTLQWLVDGPAAKNWNTKPIRPIINLEPPYEDHIAYQSKRPHSAYSVRRATYWSLLNAPIAGVTYGAHGIWSWQTESGGTPAAHAGSGVAKRWKEALELPGGAQMKHVVDLFEGMEWWNLRPAPEVLAAQPGRDDPTRFIAIATDKKKESLVAYLPVGGEIRLAPSEASSFSRFAWFDPREGKSVAVLKSDGHVYSAPTNDDWVFVALPRQRD from the coding sequence TTGGAAACAACAGACGGGAGGCCATTTTTCTGGCTGGCCGACACCGTCTGGAGCGGACCTGCCGTCGCGTCGCTTGACGATTGGAATACATACCTTGTCGACCGCAAGGCGAAGCGTTTCAGCGTCGTACAATTCAACGCCATTTGTCCGTGGCGCGTGAACCCAGCGGATGCCGCAGGGCAAATCGCGTACACCAGCCGTGACCCGCTCGCGATTAACGAACATTATTTTGCCCGGCTTGATCGCTACTTCGACGCCATCGAGCGACACAGCCTCGTCGCCGCCCCGGTTTTGGCTTGGGCGCATACGAAGGGGGACGCCGGAACTGAACTCAACGAAGACGATCTGGTGCGGCTCTGTCGCTTTCAGGTCGAGCGCTATACAAAGCGACCCGTCGTGTGGATTTTGGCCGGTGACAATCGGTACACGCCGGAAGAGTCGACCCGGTGGCGGCGGATTGGGCGGCGCGTGTTCGCGGACTTTCCGGACGCCGTGGTGACGACACACCCGACGGGAATGAATTGGCCCTGGAATAACAACGGCTGGCGCGACGAAAAGTGGCTGAGCTTCCTTAGCTACCAAAGCGGACACGGCGACGACGTCAAGACGCTTCAGTGGCTGGTTGACGGGCCCGCTGCCAAGAATTGGAACACGAAACCAATTCGGCCGATCATCAACCTGGAACCGCCGTACGAGGATCATATCGCCTATCAATCGAAACGACCGCACTCGGCGTACAGCGTTCGCCGGGCGACGTATTGGAGCCTGCTGAACGCACCGATCGCGGGCGTGACGTACGGCGCGCATGGCATTTGGAGTTGGCAAACCGAAAGTGGCGGCACGCCGGCCGCTCACGCGGGAAGTGGCGTCGCCAAGAGGTGGAAGGAAGCGCTGGAACTGCCGGGCGGCGCGCAGATGAAACACGTCGTTGATTTATTCGAGGGGATGGAATGGTGGAACTTGCGGCCTGCCCCCGAGGTGCTCGCGGCGCAACCGGGGCGCGACGACCCCACCAGGTTCATCGCGATTGCGACCGACAAGAAAAAAGAAAGCCTCGTGGCCTACCTGCCGGTCGGCGGCGAAATCAGGCTTGCTCCGTCAGAAGCCTCGTCGTTTTCGCGTTTCGCTTGGTTTGATCCTCGCGAAGGCAAATCAGTGGCCGTGCTGAAGAGCGACGGACATGTTTATTCCGCGCCGACGAACGACGATTGGGTGTTCGTGGCGTTGCCGCGCCAGCGCGACTAG
- a CDS encoding NAD(P)/FAD-dependent oxidoreductase: MAVQRWENEGGRVLLDNGPANIGSSRTTPAAKTLPKVFIVGGGFAGIAAAKALAGAPVDVRLIDRRNHHVFQPLLYQVATASLSPADISAPIRTILRDQENCQVAMAEVTGVDIAGKRLMLAGGHVGYDYLILAAGATHAYFGHEEWAAIAPGLKSIDDATELRRRILLAFESAEYEGDEAERRAALTFGIVGAGPTGVELAGAIKEIAGQTLPRDYKHIDTRTTRVILFEGADRVLPPFPKELSARAQRDLERMGVEVRLNSIVTNVTRRGVTVGNEVIPVRNVFWAAGVKASALGQSLGVPLDKAGRVIVGPDLTIPGHPEVFVVGDLAAAKSADTGRPVPGVAQGGIQMGRYAGSTIAREAAARTARTARSAFVYRDKGSLAIIGKAKAVAHIGRWKVGGFLAWLLWGGVHILFLIGFRNRLLVLSSWFWGWLLNARDARLITGNSRLDLRVPHPPDFIPDNPAAEEGDGSTHSPD; encoded by the coding sequence ATGGCTGTCCAACGATGGGAAAATGAAGGGGGGCGAGTCCTCCTGGACAATGGTCCGGCGAACATTGGATCTTCGCGCACCACTCCCGCGGCCAAGACGCTTCCCAAAGTGTTCATCGTCGGCGGCGGCTTTGCTGGCATCGCGGCGGCCAAAGCGTTGGCGGGCGCGCCGGTCGATGTCAGATTGATCGATCGCCGCAATCACCACGTGTTTCAGCCCTTGCTGTACCAGGTCGCAACGGCCTCGCTGTCGCCGGCGGATATTAGCGCGCCCATCCGGACGATCCTGCGCGACCAAGAAAATTGTCAGGTCGCGATGGCCGAGGTCACCGGCGTGGACATTGCCGGCAAACGGCTGATGTTGGCCGGCGGGCACGTTGGCTACGACTACCTCATCCTGGCGGCCGGAGCGACGCATGCCTATTTCGGGCATGAGGAGTGGGCCGCGATCGCTCCCGGCTTGAAGAGCATCGACGACGCGACCGAACTGCGCCGGCGCATCCTCCTCGCTTTCGAGTCGGCGGAGTACGAGGGGGATGAAGCCGAACGCCGCGCGGCGTTGACCTTTGGGATTGTCGGCGCGGGCCCTACCGGCGTCGAACTCGCGGGCGCGATCAAGGAAATCGCCGGGCAGACGCTGCCGAGAGATTATAAGCACATCGACACGCGAACAACGCGCGTCATCCTCTTTGAAGGGGCTGATCGTGTGCTGCCCCCCTTCCCCAAGGAACTGAGCGCCCGCGCCCAGCGCGACCTGGAGCGCATGGGCGTGGAGGTGCGCCTGAATTCGATCGTGACCAATGTCACGCGGCGCGGCGTTACCGTCGGCAATGAGGTGATTCCCGTGCGCAATGTTTTTTGGGCGGCGGGCGTCAAGGCCAGCGCTCTCGGGCAATCATTGGGCGTGCCGCTCGACAAAGCGGGGCGCGTGATCGTCGGGCCTGATCTGACGATCCCGGGACACCCCGAGGTGTTCGTCGTCGGCGACCTGGCGGCGGCCAAGTCCGCGGATACGGGCAGACCGGTGCCAGGCGTTGCGCAGGGCGGCATCCAGATGGGCCGCTACGCCGGATCGACGATCGCACGCGAGGCCGCGGCTCGGACCGCGCGAACGGCGCGATCGGCCTTTGTCTACCGCGACAAGGGTTCCTTGGCCATCATCGGCAAAGCGAAGGCCGTCGCCCACATCGGCCGGTGGAAGGTCGGCGGCTTTCTCGCTTGGCTCCTTTGGGGCGGCGTCCACATCCTGTTCCTCATCGGCTTCCGCAACCGCCTCCTGGTCCTGAGCAGTTGGTTCTGGGGCTGGCTGCTTAACGCCCGCGATGCTCGCCTTATCACGGGCAATTCACGACTTGATCTCCGGGTTCCCCACCCTCCCGACTTCATCCCAGACAACCCGGCCGCGGAAGAGGGCGACGGCTCCACGCATAGCCCTGATTGA
- a CDS encoding PIG-L family deacetylase: MPTFNYPRFLAGVLVLAVATRAGAVGDVLIVAPHPDDEVIGCAGVILRAVEEKKRATVVVLTNGDGYVALAAAVAKKKPDELAPDDFMKAGALRQEHSASALKRLGVPHDDLMFLGYPDGGLETMWRLDGSAVFQQILTQQRETYGLIARDYHSLAHGSSALYVKSSVVADLAEIIRARKPREVFVSHESDKHGDHRAAFWLALEASRKAAFQGRFLSYVVHGDPLPQEPNMRLKLTPQEYETKKAALLDHTTGTSPVHDGLVREYLKSEELFWEFSIR, translated from the coding sequence ATGCCCACTTTCAATTACCCCCGCTTCCTCGCGGGTGTCCTTGTTCTCGCCGTTGCCACTCGCGCTGGGGCCGTGGGTGACGTACTGATTGTCGCGCCGCATCCGGATGATGAGGTCATCGGCTGCGCGGGCGTCATCCTGCGCGCTGTCGAGGAGAAAAAGCGAGCAACCGTGGTAGTTTTGACGAACGGTGACGGGTACGTGGCGCTCGCGGCCGCCGTGGCAAAAAAGAAGCCAGACGAGCTCGCGCCGGATGACTTCATGAAGGCGGGCGCGTTGCGGCAGGAGCACTCCGCAAGCGCGCTGAAACGCCTCGGCGTACCGCATGACGATTTGATGTTTCTCGGTTACCCGGACGGCGGCTTGGAAACAATGTGGCGACTGGATGGCAGCGCGGTCTTCCAGCAGATATTGACACAGCAGCGCGAGACGTATGGTCTGATCGCGCGTGACTACCATTCCCTCGCCCACGGCAGCTCGGCGCTGTATGTGAAATCGAGCGTGGTCGCTGATCTGGCGGAGATCATCCGCGCGCGAAAGCCGCGGGAGGTTTTTGTATCGCACGAATCGGACAAGCACGGGGATCATCGCGCCGCCTTTTGGCTGGCGCTAGAAGCGTCGCGCAAGGCGGCGTTTCAAGGTCGCTTCCTCTCCTACGTTGTGCATGGCGACCCATTGCCCCAGGAACCGAATATGCGACTGAAACTCACGCCGCAAGAATATGAGACAAAGAAAGCCGCGCTCCTTGACCACACCACAGGCACGTCACCCGTGCATGATGGTCTGGTACGGGAGTACTTGAAATCGGAGGAACTGTTCTGGGAGTTTTCCATTCGCTGA
- a CDS encoding DUF5060 domain-containing protein: MKRLIPFTSLALLLAATATFPLHSQELRAPRKQSDGARNFTVNTEKAVKFGVHEVTLKGDGTVANPFDTLATVTFTPPSGAPQAKAVHAFYDGDGAWRARVYASEVGEWSWSSRCATDKQLDGASGTFEVVDSKLRGRLLPYPQNPRQWITEDGHWFLNLSDTAYFLLCAHDGNGAPVPDEVAAHYVRDDVERGITSLRCFLAGGEEGFQESRSAWRRWFFVDDSSDRLRLDNLQCADRRLRMLLEAHPDVAVQLILFPLAGYHTDDRLWAALQPAQRERLLRNLIARYAAYPQIFWLIVNDAHFGDGFPNNNAMAREAGAWLQQHDPWQHPRSAGHARRLPFAFGDEAWATYIHIEHEHDLGALEYGRYQAFHKPVFLGEDRYEQDHGPRRDPAHMDFWQRRLFWAWLLSGGSANYGGCWWAVHPYTDPGARAATRGKRPGTTFTEALTGLDSVKVIRDYFEQRKIDLGKFSPDHALVKDADGATGARAPKLTRRGHTEFLIFHPHADGADDQHTQSIADKPARLVVDLSAASGKFAVEWFRAADGVAAQGDEVSGGKPIELTAPWQGADVIVRFVKAN; the protein is encoded by the coding sequence ATGAAGCGCCTCATTCCCTTCACTTCACTCGCACTTTTGCTCGCCGCGACGGCAACCTTTCCGCTTCACTCGCAGGAACTGCGCGCGCCGCGCAAGCAGTCGGACGGCGCGCGGAACTTCACCGTGAACACGGAGAAGGCGGTGAAGTTCGGCGTGCATGAAGTCACGCTGAAAGGCGATGGCACGGTTGCAAATCCGTTCGACACGCTGGCGACCGTCACCTTCACGCCGCCATCGGGAGCGCCGCAGGCGAAGGCGGTTCACGCCTTCTACGACGGAGATGGCGCCTGGCGCGCGCGAGTGTATGCGAGCGAGGTGGGGGAGTGGAGTTGGTCCTCGCGCTGCGCGACGGACAAACAGCTCGACGGCGCGAGCGGCACGTTCGAAGTCGTCGATTCGAAGCTGCGTGGGCGTTTGCTGCCGTACCCGCAGAATCCGCGTCAGTGGATCACCGAGGACGGGCACTGGTTTCTCAACCTCAGCGACACCGCCTACTTCCTGCTCTGCGCGCACGACGGCAACGGCGCGCCCGTTCCCGACGAGGTGGCCGCCCATTACGTTCGCGATGATGTGGAGCGCGGCATCACCTCCCTGCGCTGCTTTCTGGCCGGCGGCGAGGAGGGCTTCCAGGAGAGCAGGAGTGCGTGGAGGCGCTGGTTCTTCGTGGATGACAGTAGCGACCGTCTTCGACTCGACAATCTCCAGTGCGCCGATCGGCGGCTGCGGATGCTGCTGGAGGCTCACCCGGATGTGGCCGTGCAGCTCATCCTGTTTCCGCTGGCGGGCTACCACACCGACGACCGCCTCTGGGCCGCGCTCCAGCCCGCGCAGCGCGAGCGCTTGCTGCGGAATCTCATCGCTCGTTACGCCGCGTATCCGCAGATTTTCTGGCTCATCGTGAACGATGCGCACTTCGGCGATGGCTTTCCAAACAACAACGCGATGGCACGGGAGGCGGGAGCGTGGTTGCAGCAGCACGATCCCTGGCAGCATCCGCGCTCCGCCGGACACGCCCGGCGGCTGCCGTTCGCCTTTGGCGATGAAGCCTGGGCCACCTACATTCACATCGAGCATGAGCACGACCTCGGCGCGCTGGAATACGGACGCTACCAGGCGTTCCACAAGCCCGTCTTCCTCGGCGAGGACCGCTACGAGCAGGATCACGGCCCCCGCCGCGATCCGGCGCACATGGACTTCTGGCAGCGCCGTCTCTTCTGGGCCTGGCTGCTTTCCGGCGGCTCCGCCAACTACGGCGGATGCTGGTGGGCCGTGCATCCCTACACTGACCCCGGCGCGCGCGCCGCCACCCGTGGCAAGCGGCCGGGGACCACGTTCACCGAGGCACTCACCGGCCTCGACTCGGTGAAAGTCATCCGCGATTATTTCGAGCAGCGAAAGATCGATCTCGGCAAGTTCTCGCCGGACCACGCGCTCGTGAAGGACGCCGATGGCGCAACCGGCGCGCGCGCTCCGAAGCTCACGCGACGTGGGCACACCGAATTCCTCATCTTCCACCCGCACGCGGATGGCGCCGATGACCAGCACACACAGTCGATTGCCGACAAGCCCGCGCGCCTCGTGGTGGATTTGAGCGCCGCGAGCGGGAAGTTTGCCGTCGAATGGTTCCGCGCGGCTGATGGCGTGGCCGCGCAAGGCGACGAAGTAAGCGGTGGAAAGCCCATCGAACTCACCGCGCCGTGGCAAGGGGCGGACGTGATTGTGCGTTTTGTGAAAGCGAACTGA
- a CDS encoding alpha/beta hydrolase — MKRHLPLRASFWFHLLPVLLVASPACAQTAPAGNAATAPLVREYGCVDGEKLLLDIYPPAPGSPETRAGVIVVHGGGWVDGKRSDLAASSRWLAQQGYTTFSIDYRLCNSADRFKDPSAPAKNRFPAALDDCQRAVRWIRRHAEAFGIEPQRLGAYGHSAGGHLVALLGTMETRDNSDPELASYSSRVNAVVNIAGPNDLTIPLPSCNVFGQPPDPKADRWQLGKPVHWLVEDVVGSAGAEAASPRSHVDRHSAPFLLLFGAKDFLIPEVQASSMHEALQKAGVKSKLVIFPNDNHAVGAGDSKPQFESEVLEFLRSSLLDGSIDK; from the coding sequence ATGAAACGCCACCTGCCCCTCCGCGCGAGCTTTTGGTTTCACCTGCTGCCCGTTCTCCTCGTTGCGTCCCCGGCCTGCGCCCAAACCGCCCCCGCCGGCAATGCCGCGACTGCCCCACTGGTGCGCGAGTATGGATGTGTTGATGGCGAAAAACTTCTGCTGGACATCTATCCACCAGCCCCTGGCAGTCCAGAGACTCGCGCCGGCGTGATCGTGGTTCATGGCGGCGGCTGGGTGGATGGGAAACGCTCCGACTTAGCCGCGTCATCTCGCTGGTTGGCGCAGCAGGGCTACACGACATTCTCCATTGACTACCGTCTGTGCAACAGTGCCGATCGATTCAAGGATCCTTCCGCACCAGCGAAGAACCGTTTCCCCGCGGCTTTGGACGACTGTCAGCGCGCGGTGCGGTGGATTCGCCGTCATGCCGAGGCTTTTGGCATCGAGCCTCAACGCCTGGGAGCCTATGGTCATTCGGCAGGCGGACACTTGGTCGCTCTACTAGGCACGATGGAGACGCGCGACAACTCAGACCCGGAACTTGCTTCCTATTCCAGCCGAGTGAACGCCGTGGTGAACATCGCGGGCCCCAATGACCTCACGATTCCGTTGCCTTCCTGCAATGTCTTCGGCCAGCCCCCCGATCCGAAAGCCGACCGCTGGCAGCTCGGCAAACCAGTCCATTGGCTGGTGGAAGATGTCGTCGGCTCCGCCGGCGCGGAGGCAGCTTCTCCCCGCAGTCATGTGGACCGCCATTCCGCCCCGTTCCTGTTGCTCTTTGGAGCGAAGGATTTTCTCATCCCCGAAGTCCAGGCAAGCAGCATGCACGAGGCGCTGCAAAAGGCTGGCGTAAAGTCCAAACTCGTGATCTTCCCAAATGACAACCACGCCGTGGGCGCAGGGGATTCAAAACCGCAGTTCGAGTCCGAAGTGCTCGAGTTTTTGCGGAGCAGTCTGCTTGATGGTTCAATAGACAAATGA
- a CDS encoding serine hydrolase, with protein sequence MPRFFYLSVFTAFTLATFADGESQHKETAPTAPKAFHANKLLELDVAIKKAVAEDIIVGAAVWVERDGTAYHKAFGQRATKPAAEVMTEDTLFDVASVTKVVAATSAAMLCVERGLMTVDDLVAKHLPEFTGEGRERVTIRHLLLHSSGLPVNLNPALPPFGSHADAIAQACRTKLLFEPGTRFSYSSAGTMVLGGVIERVTGRKFDEFCTTEIFLPLRMNDTVFRPSGDRLKRVAPSSAPARGQVDDTVARVTGGVAAHASLFTTTADVARFARMMLNFGELDGERVFQPDTVRLMTSVQSPPGLVSPDAGNLPVRRGLGWDIDTPYRKPPHDYTPARGALFPIGGYGHTGWTGQMLWIDPYSRTFVVFLCNRYVDGVADTRPAVYQLHHRVATLAAEAVNDFDFNHVPGALPGHVSLKAAAAQPFTNRLGMKFVPIPGTRTLMCIHETRRADYARYVAENPSADALWKDVKLGSRTASAGDDHPVVNVSWDDATAFCEWLSKKEGRKYRLPTDREWSIAVGIGDQEPVGGVTPESLSGKVPEVYPWGRQWPPTKGAGNYADEECRTQYPQEKIVAGYADGFAITSPVMSFPPNELGIHDLGGSVWEWCDDWFNAEQQDHVLRGASWGSSAPKPLLSSFRGNQPSTRRWRCDGFRCVVECVPQDFAR encoded by the coding sequence ATGCCGCGATTCTTCTATCTGTCTGTGTTTACCGCGTTCACGCTCGCCACGTTTGCCGATGGCGAGTCGCAGCACAAGGAGACCGCCCCCACGGCTCCGAAGGCATTCCACGCCAACAAACTCCTCGAACTCGATGTTGCCATCAAGAAGGCCGTCGCTGAGGACATAATCGTCGGTGCCGCGGTGTGGGTTGAACGTGATGGCACGGCCTATCACAAGGCCTTCGGTCAACGCGCGACGAAGCCCGCCGCGGAGGTCATGACGGAGGACACCCTGTTCGACGTGGCTTCCGTCACGAAGGTCGTCGCGGCGACGAGCGCGGCGATGCTGTGCGTCGAGCGCGGATTGATGACCGTGGATGACCTGGTGGCGAAGCATCTGCCGGAGTTCACCGGCGAGGGCCGCGAGCGGGTGACGATCCGGCATCTGTTGCTGCACAGTTCGGGCCTCCCGGTGAATCTGAATCCGGCCTTGCCGCCCTTTGGCAGTCACGCCGATGCCATCGCCCAGGCGTGCCGCACCAAGCTGTTGTTTGAGCCGGGCACCAGGTTTTCCTACAGCAGCGCCGGCACGATGGTGCTCGGCGGCGTGATCGAGCGCGTGACGGGCCGGAAGTTCGATGAGTTCTGCACCACGGAGATTTTCCTCCCGCTGCGCATGAACGACACGGTGTTTCGTCCGAGCGGTGATCGCTTAAAGCGTGTCGCGCCATCGAGCGCGCCCGCGCGCGGGCAGGTGGACGACACCGTGGCGCGTGTCACCGGCGGAGTGGCGGCTCATGCTTCCCTCTTCACGACCACGGCGGATGTGGCGCGCTTCGCCCGCATGATGTTGAACTTTGGCGAACTCGATGGTGAGCGAGTCTTCCAGCCCGATACCGTGAGGCTCATGACCAGTGTGCAAAGCCCACCCGGGCTTGTCAGCCCCGACGCGGGCAATCTGCCGGTGCGCCGCGGGCTGGGCTGGGACATCGACACACCCTACCGCAAGCCGCCGCATGACTACACTCCCGCGCGCGGGGCGTTGTTCCCCATCGGCGGCTACGGTCACACGGGCTGGACCGGACAGATGTTGTGGATTGACCCTTACTCGCGCACCTTCGTGGTTTTCCTGTGCAACCGCTACGTGGACGGTGTTGCCGACACACGGCCCGCTGTTTATCAATTGCACCATCGCGTCGCCACACTCGCCGCCGAGGCGGTGAATGACTTCGATTTCAATCACGTGCCCGGCGCGTTGCCGGGCCATGTATCGCTGAAGGCCGCGGCCGCCCAGCCTTTCACTAATCGCCTCGGGATGAAGTTTGTACCCATTCCGGGCACGCGGACGCTCATGTGCATCCATGAGACTCGCCGCGCCGACTATGCGCGCTATGTTGCCGAGAATCCCAGCGCGGACGCTTTGTGGAAGGACGTGAAACTTGGCAGCCGTACCGCAAGCGCCGGTGACGACCATCCCGTGGTGAACGTGAGCTGGGACGACGCGACTGCCTTCTGCGAATGGCTGAGCAAAAAGGAAGGCCGCAAGTATCGCCTGCCGACGGATCGCGAGTGGAGCATCGCGGTTGGCATCGGAGACCAAGAGCCTGTCGGCGGCGTCACGCCCGAAAGCCTGAGCGGCAAGGTTCCCGAAGTGTATCCCTGGGGCAGGCAATGGCCGCCCACGAAAGGCGCGGGCAACTACGCTGATGAGGAATGCCGGACGCAGTATCCCCAGGAAAAAATCGTCGCCGGCTATGCGGATGGATTCGCCATCACCTCACCCGTGATGAGCTTCCCGCCGAACGAACTCGGCATCCACGATCTCGGCGGGAGCGTCTGGGAATGGTGTGACGACTGGTTCAACGCGGAACAGCAGGATCACGTCCTGCGGGGCGCCTCGTGGGGCAGCAGCGCGCCCAAGCCGCTGCTCTCCTCCTTTCGCGGCAATCAGCCCTCCACGCGTCGTTGGCGCTGCGATGGGTTCCGCTGCGTGGTGGAGTGTGTGCCGCAAGACTTCGCTCGTTGA
- a CDS encoding protein kinase: MSQGASHHCPRCGDSLANQAIDGLCPRCLAAINFATDTLAPEGWSETQVEPLAAAKVAEHFPNLEVIELLGRGGMGVVYKARQRALGRLVALKLMAPECAAEPKFAERFVQEAQALAALNHPNIVTIHDFGQAGSFYYVLMEFVDGVNLRQAMTAGRFTPEQALVMVPPICEALQYAHDHKIVHRDIKPENLLLDKQGRVKIADFGIAKILGRESSDLGVVESQPAGTPRYMAPEQLTRHVADHRSDIYSLGVVLYEMLTGELPGPKLQPPSKRVQVDAGIDSIVLRALEKSPELRFDTATEFRTQVENWIHRQESPAEQSGLRTAAVEARAVATGRAARSFGKLGSVGAVMVGVAMASTMIVVGLKRGHHEQVGNRLAIEADRQKDSTSEGAIENALAPADSIPPGSFFEVREGKLLALVEQLTSRSATDQAVGRLRIRVPAGNHDLSPFRGLTAPRLLTKVSGDFTVQVKVTGDFKPGLKTMGKGHPFQAAGILIWQDNDNFLRVERNAWRQGDSFWCYPPLIEYWRDHEYAGMNVPAVSAQFFTGESTWLKAVRGGSQIMVSVSHDGEKWNDVRSFAVELAAEVRVGVAALNTSDEPFVADFEDLTITRDGAASTVFFKDSRNNGDLVEVTGIVGGADRVSVLLEPTSKFGGEPNAKVEGNRPSN; encoded by the coding sequence ATGAGCCAAGGCGCTTCCCACCACTGTCCACGCTGCGGAGACTCGCTTGCCAATCAAGCGATTGACGGTCTTTGCCCACGTTGCCTGGCCGCAATCAACTTTGCGACCGACACACTGGCGCCCGAGGGCTGGAGCGAGACGCAAGTCGAGCCTTTGGCCGCCGCGAAAGTTGCGGAGCATTTCCCAAACCTCGAGGTGATCGAATTGCTCGGGCGCGGCGGTATGGGAGTTGTCTACAAGGCGCGGCAAAGAGCGCTCGGTAGGCTTGTCGCCCTGAAGTTAATGGCCCCCGAATGCGCCGCCGAACCGAAATTCGCGGAACGATTCGTTCAGGAAGCCCAAGCGCTAGCCGCGCTGAATCATCCCAACATCGTCACGATTCATGATTTTGGACAGGCCGGCAGCTTCTACTACGTGCTGATGGAATTCGTCGACGGGGTGAATCTACGCCAGGCCATGACGGCGGGCCGGTTCACGCCGGAGCAAGCACTCGTGATGGTGCCTCCTATTTGCGAGGCGTTGCAATACGCGCACGATCACAAAATCGTGCATCGCGATATCAAGCCCGAAAACCTCCTGCTCGACAAGCAGGGGCGGGTGAAGATCGCCGACTTCGGAATCGCCAAGATACTGGGACGCGAATCGTCGGATTTAGGCGTGGTGGAATCGCAGCCAGCCGGCACGCCGCGCTACATGGCGCCCGAGCAGTTGACAAGGCATGTCGCGGACCATCGCTCCGACATTTACAGCCTGGGTGTCGTGCTCTACGAAATGCTGACTGGCGAATTGCCGGGACCAAAGCTACAGCCCCCGTCCAAACGGGTACAAGTCGACGCGGGGATTGACTCGATCGTACTGCGGGCCTTGGAAAAGTCGCCCGAGCTGCGCTTCGACACGGCGACGGAGTTTCGTACACAGGTCGAGAATTGGATTCACCGCCAGGAAAGCCCCGCGGAACAATCAGGCCTCCGCACGGCGGCCGTTGAGGCCCGCGCGGTCGCGACAGGTCGCGCCGCGCGGTCGTTCGGCAAGCTTGGGTCCGTGGGGGCCGTGATGGTCGGAGTGGCCATGGCGTCGACGATGATCGTGGTTGGTCTGAAACGAGGACACCATGAACAAGTCGGCAATCGACTCGCAATCGAGGCCGACCGGCAAAAGGATTCGACGTCCGAGGGGGCCATTGAAAACGCACTTGCTCCCGCCGACTCGATCCCCCCAGGTTCATTCTTTGAAGTGCGCGAGGGAAAGCTGCTGGCCTTGGTGGAACAGCTCACGTCGAGGTCGGCAACCGATCAGGCCGTCGGCAGGTTGCGGATTCGCGTACCCGCCGGAAACCACGATCTGAGTCCATTTCGCGGCTTAACGGCGCCACGGCTCCTGACGAAGGTGTCCGGTGATTTCACGGTGCAGGTTAAGGTCACCGGAGATTTCAAGCCGGGCCTGAAGACCATGGGCAAGGGCCACCCCTTCCAGGCAGCGGGGATTCTGATTTGGCAGGACAATGACAATTTCTTGCGCGTCGAACGGAACGCCTGGCGACAAGGGGATTCCTTCTGGTGCTATCCTCCACTCATCGAGTATTGGCGCGACCACGAATACGCCGGAATGAACGTCCCTGCGGTGTCGGCGCAGTTCTTTACCGGCGAGTCCACCTGGCTCAAGGCGGTTCGGGGGGGCAGCCAAATCATGGTGTCAGTTAGCCATGATGGCGAGAAATGGAACGATGTCAGGAGCTTTGCCGTGGAACTGGCGGCGGAGGTGCGGGTGGGCGTAGCGGCGCTGAATACCTCTGACGAGCCGTTCGTCGCCGACTTCGAGGACTTGACCATTACCAGGGATGGGGCCGCTTCGACGGTCTTCTTTAAAGACAGCCGGAATAATGGCGATCTGGTCGAGGTGACTGGCATCGTGGGAGGCGC